One stretch of Nitratiruptor tergarcus DSM 16512 DNA includes these proteins:
- a CDS encoding TetR/AcrR family transcriptional regulator yields the protein MDAQIEAIKKGSTKEKILDAALELIAQMGYQKASMRKIAKKVGLRESAIYNHYKNKEEIFFAIMQKLFVTDFDNFFLKKPPQEHAHRGKRYLYEYVATIKLISFDPKHEKLFRIVLWELMENSEVRKMFLEHFFDKNIKNLAEAFFLMMQKGLIRSGDPMLTAQEFFAPLFYFRIQILLFKMENRSTTHLSTIFEKHVDFFWEGVCINSFEPT from the coding sequence ATGGATGCGCAAATAGAGGCAATTAAAAAGGGGTCCACAAAAGAAAAAATACTTGATGCCGCCTTAGAGCTTATTGCACAAATGGGATATCAAAAAGCCTCCATGAGAAAGATAGCAAAAAAGGTTGGTTTGAGAGAGAGTGCCATCTATAATCACTATAAAAACAAAGAGGAGATATTTTTTGCGATAATGCAAAAACTTTTTGTAACAGATTTTGACAATTTTTTTCTCAAAAAACCTCCTCAAGAGCATGCACATAGAGGTAAACGCTATCTATATGAATATGTTGCTACTATCAAGCTCATTAGCTTTGATCCAAAACATGAAAAACTATTTCGCATTGTACTTTGGGAACTTATGGAAAATAGCGAAGTACGTAAGATGTTTTTGGAACACTTTTTTGATAAAAATATAAAAAATCTTGCAGAAGCTTTTTTTCTCATGATGCAAAAAGGGCTTATCAGAAGTGGAGATCCTATGCTCACTGCCCAAGAGTTTTTTGCTCCCCTCTTCTATTTTCGCATCCAAATACTTCTATTTAAAATGGAAAACAGATCTACTACACACCTATCAACAATATTTGAAAAACATGTAGATTTTTTCTGGGAAGGGGTATGTATCAACTCTTTCGAGCCAACATAA
- a CDS encoding GatB/YqeY domain-containing protein, translating into MSLKEQLQNDLKKAMKEKDTFTRDTIRFLMSAIKQVEVDTRKELSDADIIKIIQKSVKQREEAANQYKEGGREDLYEKEMQEAEILKRYLPKQLSDEELEEELKKIIEEVGASSLKDMGKVMGVATKKLAGVADGKRINQTVKKLLGS; encoded by the coding sequence ATGAGTCTTAAAGAGCAGTTGCAAAATGATCTTAAAAAAGCAATGAAAGAGAAGGATACTTTCACACGAGATACAATACGCTTTCTTATGAGTGCAATTAAGCAAGTAGAGGTTGATACAAGAAAAGAGCTTAGTGATGCTGATATTATAAAAATCATTCAAAAAAGTGTCAAACAAAGAGAAGAAGCAGCCAATCAATATAAAGAGGGAGGCAGAGAGGATCTCTATGAAAAAGAGATGCAAGAAGCCGAGATTCTCAAGCGCTATTTACCAAAACAACTCAGTGATGAAGAGCTAGAAGAGGAGCTTAAAAAGATTATTGAAGAAGTTGGCGCATCTTCGCTCAAAGATATGGGAAAAGTTATGGGAGTTGCAACGAAAAAACTTGCTGGAGTGGCTGATGGCAAACGCATCAACCAAACCGTAAAAAAGCTATTAGGTTCTTAA
- the dksA gene encoding RNA polymerase-binding protein DksA, protein MEIKYFEKLLLERKEQILKNLDTSKMEIQDLKNVEVNDDGDYASVCADNMIEYAIQDQQLKELEEIEYALKKIKNGDYGICEMCGEPIKTLRLKIKPYAKYCIICREIIEKEPNR, encoded by the coding sequence ATGGAAATAAAATATTTTGAAAAACTCCTTTTAGAAAGAAAAGAGCAGATTTTAAAAAACCTCGATACTTCAAAAATGGAAATTCAAGATCTCAAAAATGTTGAAGTTAATGATGATGGAGACTATGCTTCTGTTTGTGCAGATAATATGATAGAATATGCAATACAAGACCAGCAGCTCAAAGAGCTTGAAGAGATAGAATATGCTCTCAAAAAGATTAAAAATGGAGACTATGGAATTTGTGAAATGTGTGGAGAGCCAATAAAGACCCTGCGACTTAAAATCAAACCATACGCTAAATATTGCATCATCTGTAGAGAAATTATCGAAAAAGAGCCCAACCGATAA
- a CDS encoding flagellar motor protein MotB: MARKKKEECASIPGWLVSFGDLMSLLLTFFILLYSMSTVSLEKFYQSIRGLTEAFGGRKMTQDARTLIKNNLELQFKNMYPRIKKKKKSLKSSMQ; this comes from the coding sequence ATGGCTAGGAAAAAGAAGGAGGAGTGCGCCAGTATACCTGGATGGCTTGTAAGCTTTGGCGACCTTATGTCCCTTCTTCTTACATTCTTTATTCTTCTCTATTCAATGAGTACCGTCTCTTTAGAAAAGTTCTATCAATCTATAAGAGGACTTACTGAAGCTTTTGGTGGAAGAAAAATGACCCAGGATGCCAGGACTCTCATCAAAAACAACCTCGAACTGCAATTTAAAAATATGTACCCAAGAATCAAAAAGAAAAAAAAGTCCTTAAAGAGCTCAATGCAATAA
- a CDS encoding motility protein A — protein sequence MDLGTLIGIGGAWLLIIISVVLGGSPGAFINGPSILIVIGGGFAASLAAFPLKDFITGVKAIGKVFKPTLPDPLELIDFLVDATKKARKEGILALEADIDSFYEKDKILGNLMRMLIDGQSIEEIESNFENAIAQEDQKLDTEVKVWDSLGELFPALGMIGTLIGLIQMLQNLSDPAALGPGMAVAMITTLYGAVLANVLCIPVSKKLKYYKDLLLLYKESYIITIKSIEKGVNPNSLQQQLSALFGVEVTG from the coding sequence ATGGATTTAGGTACACTCATAGGGATTGGCGGCGCTTGGCTACTTATTATCATTTCTGTAGTTTTAGGGGGAAGCCCAGGTGCTTTCATAAATGGTCCATCTATTCTTATCGTTATAGGGGGAGGGTTTGCAGCTTCTTTAGCAGCATTTCCCCTCAAAGACTTCATAACTGGTGTTAAAGCAATAGGTAAAGTTTTTAAGCCTACACTGCCAGATCCCCTGGAACTTATCGATTTTTTAGTAGATGCTACGAAAAAAGCAAGAAAAGAGGGCATCTTGGCGCTGGAAGCTGATATCGACAGCTTCTATGAAAAAGATAAAATTCTTGGCAATCTCATGCGCATGCTGATCGATGGTCAAAGTATTGAAGAGATTGAGAGCAATTTTGAAAATGCCATCGCACAAGAGGATCAAAAACTTGATACTGAAGTGAAAGTTTGGGATTCGCTAGGTGAGCTCTTCCCAGCATTGGGAATGATTGGAACCCTCATTGGACTTATTCAGATGCTCCAAAACTTATCAGATCCTGCAGCATTGGGTCCTGGAATGGCTGTTGCAATGATTACAACACTCTATGGTGCAGTACTAGCCAATGTACTTTGTATACCAGTATCAAAAAAGCTCAAATACTATAAAGACCTTTTGCTTCTTTATAAAGAATCATACATTATCACTATAAAAAGCATCGAAAAAGGTGTAAATCCTAACTCATTGCAACAACAGCTCTCTGCACTTTTTGGAGTAGAGGTAACAGGATAA
- a CDS encoding helix-turn-helix domain-containing protein yields MESYGDRIKKIRQELGLSQSELAQKLGIHKQMVSDVERGKQKSFNPQIEKKLISLFSLNPHWLLEGRGEMFMKDVSSSENGSTQDTYETLSDEERVLLRYFRESPAHERLQILACIMQCLAQHKKS; encoded by the coding sequence ATGGAATCTTATGGAGATCGTATAAAAAAGATACGGCAGGAATTAGGACTATCACAAAGTGAACTAGCACAAAAGCTTGGTATTCATAAACAGATGGTAAGTGATGTTGAAAGAGGCAAACAAAAAAGTTTCAATCCGCAAATAGAAAAAAAACTCATATCCCTTTTTTCACTCAATCCCCATTGGCTTTTAGAGGGGAGGGGAGAGATGTTTATGAAAGATGTTTCCTCTTCCGAAAATGGGAGTACGCAAGATACCTATGAAACATTGAGTGATGAAGAGAGAGTTTTACTGCGATACTTTCGCGAGAGTCCAGCACACGAGAGACTACAAATCCTTGCATGTATCATGCAATGTCTCGCACAACATAAAAAAAGTTAG
- the htpG gene encoding molecular chaperone HtpG: MAKHHFEAEVSKLLHIVIHSLYTNKEIFLRELISNASDAIDKLHLLSLTEEKYKEFVAEPKITITLDEIEKRLIVSDNGIGMDDVDLIENLGTIAKSGTKKFLEELEENKQKENLIGQFGVGFYSAFMVAKRVEVVSRKAGDEKAWIWVSEASGEFEVDEAKRETHGTDVILYLREDAKEFLDEWRIKEIVKKYSDHIPYKIYLKKGDKEEQINSAKALWKLNKSEIKEEEYKEFYKTLSHDMQDPLFWIHTKAEGTLEYTTLFYIPSVRPFDLFRADYEPGVKLYVKNVFIMQDRDLLPAYLRFVRGIIDAEDLPLNISRETLQYNAVLSKIKKASIRKILTELKKLKENDKEKYIKFWDLFGKVIKEGILSDFDNRELIKELILFKTSKSNSYIDFATYVKNMKEHQKSIYYLIGSEQKDSPLLDRFKKEDFEVIFFSDDIDSLIVPALESYKEKRLKSIASTEADEDFEEVSLDEAKYSDLLRALKEGLKEKVKDVKLSARLTEYPVCLVYDKNDPEYQTAMLLQQMGEYAVKPQPILEINPHHEIFTKLLLKNDMKSVENIALLLYNEARILEGMEVDDPANTAKALNTLISQSL; encoded by the coding sequence ATGGCAAAACACCATTTTGAAGCAGAAGTAAGTAAACTTTTACATATTGTTATTCACTCACTCTATACTAATAAAGAGATATTTTTGCGAGAACTCATCTCAAACGCTTCTGATGCAATCGATAAACTGCATCTATTGAGTCTAACTGAAGAGAAATATAAAGAGTTTGTTGCTGAGCCAAAAATTACAATCACTTTAGATGAGATTGAAAAGAGACTTATTGTGAGTGACAATGGTATAGGAATGGATGATGTAGATTTGATTGAAAACCTCGGTACAATTGCAAAGAGTGGGACAAAGAAATTTTTGGAAGAGTTAGAAGAGAATAAGCAGAAAGAAAATCTTATCGGCCAATTTGGAGTAGGGTTCTACAGTGCTTTTATGGTTGCAAAGAGAGTAGAGGTAGTATCAAGAAAAGCAGGGGATGAGAAGGCCTGGATATGGGTGAGTGAGGCAAGTGGTGAGTTTGAAGTTGATGAAGCAAAGCGAGAAACTCACGGAACCGATGTAATCCTTTATCTACGCGAAGATGCTAAAGAGTTTTTGGATGAGTGGCGTATTAAAGAGATAGTCAAAAAATATAGCGATCATATCCCATATAAAATCTATCTCAAAAAAGGTGACAAAGAGGAGCAGATTAATAGTGCAAAAGCTCTTTGGAAACTTAATAAGAGCGAAATAAAAGAAGAGGAGTATAAAGAGTTTTATAAAACTTTATCCCACGATATGCAAGATCCACTCTTTTGGATACATACAAAAGCTGAAGGAACATTGGAATATACTACACTCTTTTATATTCCAAGTGTAAGACCATTTGATCTTTTTAGAGCTGATTATGAGCCTGGAGTAAAACTCTATGTCAAAAATGTTTTCATTATGCAAGATAGAGACCTTCTTCCAGCATATCTTCGTTTTGTAAGAGGGATTATTGATGCTGAAGATTTACCATTAAACATATCAAGAGAGACTTTACAGTACAATGCTGTTTTGAGTAAAATCAAAAAAGCTTCTATCAGAAAAATTCTTACTGAACTCAAAAAACTCAAAGAGAATGACAAAGAGAAATATATCAAGTTTTGGGATCTTTTTGGAAAAGTGATAAAAGAGGGGATTTTGAGTGATTTTGACAATAGAGAACTCATCAAAGAACTCATCCTCTTTAAAACAAGTAAGAGTAATTCTTATATAGATTTTGCAACCTATGTAAAAAATATGAAAGAGCATCAAAAATCAATCTACTATTTAATTGGGAGTGAGCAAAAAGATTCTCCACTCCTTGATAGATTCAAAAAAGAGGATTTTGAAGTAATATTTTTCAGTGATGATATAGATTCTCTTATAGTACCTGCACTAGAGAGTTATAAAGAAAAAAGACTCAAATCTATTGCGAGTACAGAAGCAGATGAGGATTTTGAAGAGGTATCTTTGGATGAAGCGAAATATAGTGATTTGTTAAGAGCATTGAAAGAGGGTCTTAAAGAAAAAGTAAAAGATGTAAAACTCTCAGCAAGATTAACTGAATATCCTGTATGTCTTGTGTATGATAAAAACGATCCAGAGTATCAAACTGCAATGCTCTTGCAGCAAATGGGTGAGTATGCAGTGAAACCGCAGCCGATTTTAGAGATAAATCCTCATCATGAAATATTTACAAAGCTTCTTTTGAAAAATGATATGAAGAGTGTGGAAAATATAGCACTGCTACTCTATAACGAAGCAAGAATATTAGAGGGTATGGAAGTAGATGATCCTGCAAATACCGCAAAAGCTCTCAATACACTTATCTCACAATCCCTTTAA
- a CDS encoding heat shock protein transcriptional repressor HspR, which translates to MHPYDEPVYLISVVAKVLNIHPQTLRQYEREGLISPSRTEGKTRLYSQKDIDRIKTILRLTRELGVNLAGVDIILRLKEQMQEMEKEIEYLRSELQKYEEGMAVPKNRAVVKKNYNTEIIIFEEKE; encoded by the coding sequence ATGCATCCGTATGATGAACCGGTTTATCTTATAAGTGTTGTGGCCAAAGTACTCAATATTCATCCACAAACCCTCAGGCAGTATGAAAGAGAAGGGCTGATATCCCCATCAAGAACTGAGGGTAAAACAAGACTCTATTCACAAAAAGATATCGATAGAATCAAAACAATCTTACGCCTTACAAGAGAGCTTGGGGTTAATTTAGCTGGAGTGGATATTATTTTGCGTCTTAAAGAGCAGATGCAAGAGATGGAAAAAGAGATAGAGTATCTGCGAAGTGAGCTGCAAAAATATGAAGAGGGCATGGCAGTTCCCAAAAATAGGGCAGTAGTAAAGAAAAATTATAATACAGAAATAATTATTTTTGAGGAGAAAGAGTAA
- a CDS encoding tyrosine-type recombinase/integrase, which translates to MKYALDFKDDFAQTLRFWIERYIRFKLTSLSNRQVKDQEKLSQVIRALTLGTKDMDELTKLAKTARNAGLIGVNTYFKPLEKLYYYLNNLGLASMKEIDEEMIIDFLTSTTGGLSDATKKNYRIAMINFFAYIDKNNEDSHIYAIELKNWGGLRGKAGQKLPVYMTEEEIARFLHALQTYPFRSDVAARNRLVIKIILYTGIRVSEAINLKVKDIIPQDNVFMLKIVGKGNKIRVVMIKSDKIKNDLDEWMQKRRCEDGLLLCNSRGKPLTQAYISRIVEQILLSCGIKKEKNGAHMLRHTFATLLYNKSKDLVLVQESLGHASLDTSRIYTHFDKERLYKAASILDDIE; encoded by the coding sequence ATGAAATATGCTCTCGATTTTAAAGATGATTTTGCCCAAACTCTTCGTTTTTGGATTGAGAGATATATACGATTTAAGCTTACTTCTTTGTCCAATAGACAAGTAAAAGATCAAGAAAAACTCTCTCAAGTTATACGTGCACTTACACTTGGTACAAAAGATATGGATGAACTTACAAAACTTGCTAAAACTGCAAGAAACGCTGGACTTATTGGAGTTAATACCTATTTTAAGCCATTAGAAAAGCTCTATTACTATCTCAATAATCTTGGTTTAGCTTCTATGAAAGAGATTGATGAAGAAATGATAATAGACTTTTTGACCTCTACTACTGGAGGTTTAAGCGATGCTACAAAGAAAAACTACCGTATCGCGATGATTAATTTTTTTGCTTATATTGATAAGAACAATGAAGATAGTCATATCTATGCTATTGAATTAAAAAACTGGGGAGGACTAAGAGGCAAAGCTGGGCAAAAGCTTCCAGTATATATGACTGAAGAAGAGATTGCACGATTTCTCCATGCATTGCAAACCTACCCTTTTAGAAGTGATGTAGCTGCGAGAAACCGCCTGGTAATAAAAATTATACTTTATACTGGAATTCGTGTTAGTGAAGCTATCAATTTAAAGGTAAAAGATATTATTCCACAAGATAATGTATTTATGCTCAAAATAGTAGGCAAAGGGAATAAAATAAGAGTTGTTATGATAAAATCGGATAAAATTAAAAACGATCTTGATGAGTGGATGCAAAAGAGAAGATGTGAAGATGGGTTATTATTGTGTAATAGTAGAGGAAAACCACTTACACAGGCATATATAAGCAGAATTGTAGAGCAGATACTTTTAAGTTGTGGTATCAAAAAAGAGAAAAATGGTGCGCATATGTTGCGTCACACTTTTGCTACCCTACTCTATAATAAAAGCAAAGATCTGGTTCTTGTGCAAGAGAGTTTGGGGCATGCAAGCCTTGATACCTCTCGTATATATACCCATTTTGATAAAGAGAGGCTCTATAAAGCTGCAAGCATACTAGATGATATTGAATAA
- a CDS encoding DnaJ C-terminal domain-containing protein codes for MSKSLYETLGVSPNASADEIKKAYRKLARKYHPDICKEAECEEKFKEINAAYEILSDPEKRKQYDQYGDAMFGGQNFHDFAQQNFQGGVDLDEILRSIFGGGGFGGFSSGGFGRSSGFGGFEEFVHPDLDIHAKITIPFRTAILGGTHSISINGETFDVRIPPGVKNGDTLRIRGKGKSYNGKRGDLLLKVEVAKDPEYERIGNDLYKRIDIPLKTAMFGGKVKVDTLEKEITLKVPKNTKCGQKFRVKGLGAMDRKTKTKGDLYLEANIVLPKVEELDPELAKMMEEKLPGGENASV; via the coding sequence TTGAGTAAAAGTTTATATGAGACATTGGGTGTCTCTCCAAATGCCTCTGCAGATGAAATAAAAAAAGCTTATCGAAAATTAGCACGAAAATATCACCCAGATATCTGTAAAGAAGCAGAGTGTGAAGAGAAATTTAAAGAGATTAATGCTGCTTATGAAATTTTGAGCGATCCTGAAAAACGTAAGCAGTATGATCAGTATGGTGATGCAATGTTCGGTGGTCAAAACTTCCACGATTTTGCGCAGCAGAATTTTCAAGGGGGAGTAGATCTCGATGAGATTTTGCGATCTATTTTTGGAGGAGGTGGATTTGGCGGATTCTCCTCTGGAGGCTTTGGAAGATCTAGTGGTTTTGGTGGTTTTGAAGAGTTTGTACATCCTGACCTTGATATTCATGCAAAAATCACTATCCCTTTTCGAACGGCAATTTTGGGGGGAACGCACTCAATAAGCATAAATGGCGAGACCTTTGATGTGAGAATTCCTCCGGGCGTGAAAAATGGGGATACATTGCGCATTCGTGGAAAAGGTAAAAGTTACAACGGTAAAAGAGGCGATCTTTTACTCAAAGTAGAAGTTGCAAAAGATCCTGAGTATGAGCGCATAGGCAACGATCTCTACAAGCGTATAGATATTCCTCTTAAAACTGCTATGTTTGGAGGGAAAGTAAAAGTTGATACACTTGAAAAAGAGATTACCCTTAAAGTTCCAAAGAACACTAAATGTGGCCAAAAATTTCGTGTAAAAGGCCTTGGAGCAATGGATAGGAAGACAAAAACAAAAGGAGATCTCTATTTAGAAGCCAATATTGTATTACCAAAAGTAGAAGAGCTCGATCCTGAGCTTGCAAAAATGATGGAGGAGAAACTTCCAGGAGGTGAAAATGCATCCGTATGA
- a CDS encoding OmpA/MotB family protein produces the protein MAHFLSLCKRFQSSGFHVNIIGYTDNTPIRSKKFKNNWELSAYRAINILRLFIKCGYDKRLLSAEGRGEYDPIAPNDSPQNRAKNRRVEFVIDIPGVG, from the coding sequence ATGGCGCATTTTCTTTCACTCTGTAAAAGATTTCAATCTTCGGGGTTTCATGTCAATATCATAGGATATACAGACAACACTCCCATACGTTCGAAAAAATTCAAAAACAATTGGGAACTTTCTGCATATAGAGCAATCAATATCTTGCGTCTTTTTATTAAATGCGGATACGATAAAAGATTGCTCTCAGCAGAGGGAAGGGGAGAATATGACCCTATAGCGCCCAATGATTCTCCACAAAATAGAGCTAAAAATAGACGTGTAGAGTTTGTAATAGATATTCCAGGAGTAGGGTAA
- a CDS encoding chorismate mutase, producing MEVKNCNSLEEVRDAIDKIDEEIVKLIALRSKYVKQAAKFKESVEEIKSDERINDVLNHVRHLAATLGISPNLVADIFKILIDKMVEMEIEEFKNGGAY from the coding sequence ATGGAAGTGAAAAACTGTAATAGTTTGGAAGAAGTACGTGATGCTATTGATAAAATTGATGAAGAGATTGTAAAACTTATTGCCTTGCGAAGTAAGTATGTCAAGCAGGCTGCAAAATTTAAAGAGAGCGTAGAAGAGATTAAGAGTGATGAACGAATTAATGATGTGCTCAATCATGTGCGCCATCTTGCTGCGACTCTTGGAATTTCGCCAAATCTTGTAGCAGATATATTTAAAATTCTCATAGATAAAATGGTGGAGATGGAGATTGAGGAGTTTAAAAATGGAGGGGCCTACTGA
- a CDS encoding OmpA/MotB family protein has protein sequence MAREKKEECPSIPGWLVSFGDLMSLLLTFFILLYAMSTVDITKALKFLSYFQGEPKYKPLQINVVPPIVPFTTDVVKKIKKRIKKLLPTHAFQLSVTTKYAMIRLFNDVFFEPNNYTLLPKAKEALDAMVEVLKELQKKDKNFKIKVQGHAFLTDDPIPADIKDSWDLSIKRAEQVAFYLMQKGVEPSRFFITGYGDTKPLYTWNNPLLKRRNNRVEILIEVDKPQ, from the coding sequence ATGGCGAGAGAGAAAAAAGAAGAGTGCCCCAGTATACCTGGATGGCTTGTAAGCTTTGGCGACCTTATGTCCCTTCTTCTTACATTTTTTATACTGCTATATGCGATGAGTACAGTAGATATTACAAAAGCTTTAAAGTTTCTTTCATATTTTCAGGGCGAACCAAAATATAAGCCTCTGCAAATAAATGTCGTCCCACCAATAGTCCCCTTTACGACTGATGTAGTGAAAAAGATAAAAAAACGCATTAAAAAGCTTCTTCCTACACACGCTTTTCAATTGAGTGTCACTACGAAATATGCAATGATTAGACTATTTAATGATGTATTTTTCGAGCCAAACAACTATACGTTGCTACCAAAAGCAAAAGAGGCTCTCGATGCTATGGTAGAGGTGCTTAAAGAGCTACAAAAAAAAGATAAAAACTTTAAAATCAAAGTCCAAGGACATGCATTTTTAACTGATGATCCAATTCCGGCTGATATAAAAGATAGTTGGGATCTCTCTATCAAAAGAGCAGAGCAGGTTGCTTTCTACCTTATGCAAAAGGGTGTCGAACCATCACGCTTTTTCATAACTGGATATGGGGACACCAAACCGCTTTACACATGGAATAATCCACTTTTAAAGCGTAGAAACAATAGGGTAGAGATTCTTATCGAAGTTGACAAGCCTCAGTAG
- the murA gene encoding UDP-N-acetylglucosamine 1-carboxyvinyltransferase codes for MDYLRVKGGKKLQGSVAISGAKNAALPLIAATILAKKSVKIDNLPDVRDIRTLLKLLDNLGAKYIYNTNSALIDTTSINSTTATYDIVRTMRASILVLGPLLARFGHCEVSLPGGCAIGQRPIDLHLKALEQMGASISIKGGYVHALAPKGLKGTHIVFDKITVTGTENILMAAALAKGKTTIINAAKEPEVVQLCEVLQKSGVEIEGIGSDELQITGTDGELLEIDAIHVIPDRIEAGTYLCAGAITNSPITLHNVLPEHLESITIKLQQMGFGIEIQDTNMTILPASKVNPIEIVTSEYPGFPTDMQAQFMALALLAQGTSIIEERLFENRFMHVSELRRFGANIQLKGNIATVIGPTELYGADVMATDLRASSALVLAALAAQGTSNIHRIYHLDRGYEKLESKLSRLGADIERLKE; via the coding sequence ATGGATTATTTAAGGGTTAAAGGTGGTAAAAAATTACAAGGAAGTGTAGCAATTTCTGGAGCAAAAAATGCCGCGCTACCTCTTATAGCAGCTACAATCTTAGCAAAAAAAAGCGTCAAAATAGATAATCTTCCAGATGTACGTGATATTCGTACACTCCTTAAACTCTTAGATAATCTTGGAGCCAAGTATATCTACAATACCAACAGTGCACTCATTGATACTACATCCATTAACTCCACTACAGCCACTTACGATATTGTACGCACTATGCGTGCTTCTATTCTCGTATTGGGACCTCTACTTGCTCGTTTTGGCCATTGTGAAGTAAGTTTGCCTGGAGGATGCGCTATAGGTCAAAGACCTATCGATCTTCACCTCAAGGCTCTTGAGCAAATGGGAGCTTCAATTTCAATTAAAGGTGGATATGTTCACGCTCTAGCTCCAAAAGGACTAAAAGGTACTCATATAGTATTTGATAAGATCACCGTCACTGGTACAGAAAATATCCTTATGGCAGCTGCCTTAGCAAAAGGAAAAACTACAATTATCAATGCAGCAAAAGAGCCAGAGGTAGTACAACTATGTGAAGTTTTACAAAAAAGTGGTGTAGAGATTGAAGGTATAGGAAGTGATGAGCTGCAGATTACTGGAACTGATGGTGAACTGCTTGAAATAGATGCAATTCATGTGATCCCTGATCGCATAGAAGCTGGAACATATCTATGTGCTGGTGCGATTACAAACTCTCCTATTACACTCCACAACGTTTTACCCGAGCATCTTGAAAGCATTACAATCAAACTCCAACAGATGGGCTTTGGAATAGAGATTCAAGATACAAATATGACAATTCTTCCAGCCTCCAAAGTCAATCCAATTGAAATTGTTACAAGTGAATATCCTGGCTTTCCAACCGATATGCAAGCGCAGTTTATGGCTCTTGCTCTTTTAGCGCAAGGCACATCTATCATTGAAGAGCGTCTTTTTGAAAATCGCTTCATGCATGTAAGTGAGCTAAGACGCTTTGGAGCAAATATCCAACTCAAAGGCAACATTGCTACCGTTATAGGCCCTACGGAGCTTTATGGGGCTGATGTTATGGCAACAGATCTGCGAGCAAGTAGTGCCCTTGTTTTAGCGGCTCTTGCAGCACAAGGTACGAGCAATATCCACCGTATCTACCATCTTGATCGCGGATACGAAAAATTAGAATCTAAGCTCAGCAGGCTTGGGGCAGATATTGAAAGGCTCAAAGAGTAA
- a CDS encoding class I SAM-dependent methyltransferase yields MKSKWDARYKNATTMPQINDFLKRFLHKAKKGVALDIAAGMGQNALFLAEHGFEVDAVDISAVGLQNIQGIENIHCYVTDIQKFAFPKNHYTVILNLNFLDRSIFQDVIISLQEGGLLFFQSFTQKSHMNLLFCVEKNELLQQFSDLEVLYYELFDDEKRVFMLARKS; encoded by the coding sequence TTGAAAAGTAAATGGGATGCACGATATAAAAACGCAACTACAATGCCACAGATAAATGATTTTCTTAAAAGATTTCTCCATAAAGCTAAAAAAGGGGTAGCACTTGATATAGCTGCTGGAATGGGGCAGAATGCTCTGTTTTTAGCTGAGCATGGTTTTGAGGTGGATGCAGTTGATATTTCTGCAGTTGGATTACAAAATATACAAGGCATAGAGAATATCCACTGCTATGTAACTGATATACAAAAGTTTGCATTTCCAAAAAATCATTACACTGTCATTTTAAATCTCAATTTTTTAGACCGCAGTATCTTTCAAGATGTAATTATCTCATTGCAAGAGGGTGGTCTGCTCTTTTTTCAAAGTTTTACACAAAAGTCACATATGAATCTTCTCTTTTGTGTGGAGAAAAATGAGCTTTTGCAACAATTTAGTGATTTAGAGGTTTTGTATTATGAACTTTTTGATGATGAAAAAAGAGTTTTTATGTTGGCTCGAAAGAGTTGA